Proteins co-encoded in one Bremerella sp. TYQ1 genomic window:
- a CDS encoding sigma-54 dependent transcriptional regulator: protein MLRDVSEPSAIQPPLKIREPIAEAVFLRGQKPACASVNDVVENDLKGTLEHIRHNCHSEGKSPRYGMVLLDLCFYQGVVTDSDGSGGRTPSGMPEPSAEDNKVSELFGLKLLTAISKEFPDLPVVILSSQDRERVKHQFSKRAAAFISRANGTPEELSRYLKKYALMEDPSGLILGRSLPLLKALKAARNSVDGDHKCHVLLRGERGVGKELFAKYIHEQHPTRSKYEFIPVNAAKYDDNTFDSEIFGVKKGAFTEVGASAGAVSKADLGDLFLDEVYALKPSVHPKLMRFLAEGTYFRHGDSEEQLKANVRVISATNANIEEKAEAGEFPADLLDRLRFGGTIKLPPLRERREDIPLLARRFVQRAERGGDLQREFSKEAMEYLQDQAWNGNVRDLEQVLSKVVNLSDVEVIHPLHIEKAQQEIGLSNHERTSIAVGEMPYEKGELVNEDESDPSPRTLSLKPASQMPFDELLTTMRDYRFDKLDIDSLMNRLDALEEAAGRLIANYAQVALKISKGHERQKVSLTRGVKFMQGKEKLTTNEAARVIRKLLESNDNLLEWTLSQPILSEAHEIALGGSREARKVVEKRKAMKEKLGLT, encoded by the coding sequence TTGCTTCGCGACGTATCTGAACCTAGTGCTATTCAGCCTCCTCTAAAAATTCGCGAACCGATCGCCGAAGCCGTCTTTCTGCGCGGGCAAAAGCCTGCTTGTGCATCCGTCAACGATGTCGTGGAGAACGACCTGAAAGGAACTTTGGAGCATATCCGACACAATTGCCACTCCGAAGGAAAGTCTCCACGTTATGGGATGGTTTTACTTGATCTCTGTTTTTATCAAGGAGTCGTAACGGACTCTGATGGAAGTGGTGGAAGGACTCCCTCGGGGATGCCCGAGCCTTCGGCTGAGGATAACAAGGTCTCGGAATTGTTTGGCCTGAAACTGCTCACGGCCATCAGCAAGGAATTTCCAGACCTACCGGTGGTAATTCTGTCGAGTCAGGATCGAGAGCGGGTCAAGCATCAATTCTCGAAACGAGCGGCGGCCTTTATCTCGCGTGCTAACGGGACGCCTGAGGAGTTGTCTCGGTATTTGAAAAAATACGCTCTTATGGAGGATCCCAGCGGATTGATATTAGGCCGAAGTCTTCCCTTGCTGAAGGCATTGAAGGCAGCCCGAAATTCAGTCGATGGGGATCACAAGTGTCATGTATTGCTTCGCGGAGAAAGAGGCGTCGGAAAGGAATTGTTTGCTAAATACATTCATGAACAGCATCCTACTCGGAGCAAGTATGAATTCATTCCCGTTAATGCGGCAAAATACGACGACAACACTTTCGATAGTGAAATCTTTGGTGTGAAAAAGGGCGCATTTACTGAAGTTGGCGCCAGTGCCGGTGCCGTTTCTAAGGCAGATCTAGGAGATCTGTTTTTAGACGAGGTGTACGCTTTAAAGCCTTCGGTACATCCGAAGCTCATGCGATTTTTGGCCGAAGGTACCTACTTTCGCCATGGTGATTCAGAAGAACAATTGAAGGCCAATGTTCGCGTAATATCGGCAACCAATGCTAACATTGAAGAGAAGGCCGAGGCTGGGGAGTTCCCCGCTGACTTGCTCGACCGGTTGCGGTTCGGCGGTACGATCAAGCTGCCACCGTTGAGAGAGCGTAGGGAGGATATCCCACTGCTGGCTCGCCGATTCGTTCAAAGAGCTGAGCGGGGAGGAGATCTCCAACGAGAGTTTTCGAAAGAGGCCATGGAGTACCTGCAAGATCAGGCCTGGAATGGGAACGTTCGCGACTTGGAACAGGTGCTGAGTAAGGTAGTGAATTTGAGCGACGTTGAAGTCATTCATCCCCTGCACATCGAAAAAGCCCAGCAGGAAATTGGTCTTTCCAATCACGAGCGGACATCTATCGCCGTCGGTGAAATGCCGTATGAAAAGGGCGAACTTGTTAACGAGGATGAGTCCGATCCGTCGCCCAGAACGCTTTCTCTTAAGCCGGCAAGCCAAATGCCATTTGACGAACTCCTTACCACGATGCGCGACTATCGCTTCGATAAACTTGATATTGATAGCCTGATGAACCGCTTGGATGCGCTGGAAGAAGCGGCCGGCCGATTAATCGCCAATTATGCTCAAGTGGCCCTTAAAATTAGTAAGGGTCACGAGAGGCAGAAAGTCAGCCTCACGAGAGGGGTCAAATTCATGCAAGGTAAGGAAAAGCTTACGACAAACGAAGCGGCTCGCGTAATTCGGAAGCTGCTCGAATCAAACGACAATCTCTTAGAATGGACTCTTTCGCAGCCAATTCTCTCCGAAGCCCATGAAATCGCCTTAGGCGGCAGTCGCGAAGCCCGCAAAGTTGTGGAAAAGCGCAAAGCAATGAAAGAAAAGCTGGGGTTAACTTAG
- a CDS encoding zinc ribbon domain-containing protein YjdM, translating into MSQFPNCPQCQGELTYEDGPLLVCPTCGHEWSPTDQAAAADDDVTRDANGNVLEDGDTVVVIKDLKFKGGTKVKNIRIVGGDHDIDGIGAMALKPEFVKKA; encoded by the coding sequence ATGAGCCAGTTCCCCAACTGCCCCCAGTGCCAAGGCGAACTCACCTACGAAGACGGCCCCCTGCTTGTCTGCCCAACATGCGGTCACGAATGGTCCCCCACCGACCAGGCCGCGGCCGCTGATGACGACGTCACTCGCGATGCCAACGGCAACGTGCTGGAAGACGGCGACACGGTCGTGGTCATCAAAGACCTGAAGTTCAAAGGGGGCACCAAGGTGAAGAACATCCGCATCGTCGGCGGAGACCACGACATCGACGGCATCGGCGCGATGGCGCTAAAGCCTGAATTCGTCAAGAAGGCGTAG
- a CDS encoding DUF4375 domain-containing protein, producing the protein MQEEEFDILWANLVERSFQPDSIPLSECERNFYAVNLLRGSVPRSGFVGFFENFSGQEILDAHAGLKALGLETVLALLEKAEATALRDKPLLPSASPMELIPSSLSEDEYEQEMDRLDEALGPVTQEFYAQDGSIWDALCRYADENDLKPRS; encoded by the coding sequence ATGCAAGAAGAAGAGTTCGACATCCTGTGGGCCAATTTGGTCGAGCGATCTTTCCAGCCAGACTCAATACCGTTGTCGGAGTGCGAGCGGAACTTCTACGCGGTGAACCTGCTAAGAGGCTCGGTCCCGAGAAGCGGCTTCGTCGGCTTTTTCGAGAACTTTTCTGGTCAGGAAATCCTCGACGCTCACGCAGGCCTGAAAGCACTTGGGCTGGAGACGGTTCTTGCCCTGCTGGAGAAAGCCGAAGCAACAGCCCTGAGGGACAAGCCGCTACTGCCAAGTGCGTCCCCCATGGAGCTCATTCCCAGTTCACTGAGTGAGGATGAGTACGAGCAGGAGATGGACCGACTGGACGAAGCATTGGGGCCTGTCACTCAGGAATTCTATGCCCAGGATGGAAGCATCTGGGATGCTTTGTGCAGGTATGCCGATGAGAACGACCTGAAGCCCAGAAGCTAG
- a CDS encoding IS3 family transposase (programmed frameshift): MKKSRFTHEQIAFALKQAESGVPVEEVCRKLGISQQTFYRWKKKFDGLGVAEVRRLKQLEEENKKLKQLVADLSLDKQILQDVLFKRALKPDRLRATADRVQAAYRISERRTCRLLSLARSTCRYLSLRDDQAPLRMRLKELAAARVRYGYRRLHILLRREGWAINAKRVYRLYREEQLGLRTKTPRRRVSCQTRALRPSATRNNDFWAMDFMTDELFDGRRIRLLTIVDHFTRESLAIEVEPRFRGQDVVLALERIAEHRQLPKTIQVDNGPEFISKALDQWAYANKVTLDFSRPGKPTNNAFIESFNGSVRAECLNENWFLSLEDAKEKIESWRRDYNEYRPHSALGNLAR, translated from the exons ATGAAGAAGTCTCGATTTACGCATGAGCAGATTGCCTTTGCCCTGAAGCAGGCCGAGTCGGGTGTGCCGGTGGAGGAGGTTTGTCGGAAGCTGGGGATTAGTCAGCAGACCTTCTATCGCTGGAAGAAGAAGTTCGACGGGCTTGGTGTCGCCGAGGTACGTCGCCTAAAGCAACTCGAAGAAGAGAATAAGAAGCTGAAGCAACTGGTGGCTGACTTGAGCCTCGATAAGCAGATCTTACAGGATGTGCTGT TCAAAAGAGCTTTGAAGCCTGATCGCCTGCGGGCAACGGCCGATCGTGTCCAGGCTGCGTATCGCATCAGCGAACGACGCACATGTCGCTTGTTGAGCCTGGCTCGGTCGACATGCCGCTACCTGTCCTTAAGAGACGATCAGGCACCCCTGAGAATGCGACTGAAGGAGTTGGCTGCCGCACGGGTGCGCTATGGCTATCGACGATTGCATATCCTCCTTCGGCGTGAAGGCTGGGCGATCAACGCGAAGCGGGTCTATCGCCTGTATCGCGAAGAACAGCTTGGTCTTCGGACAAAGACGCCCCGGCGTCGAGTCAGTTGCCAGACGCGTGCCTTGCGTCCTTCGGCGACTCGCAATAACGACTTCTGGGCGATGGATTTTATGACCGACGAGCTGTTCGACGGGCGTCGAATTCGGCTGTTAACGATAGTCGATCACTTTACTCGTGAGAGTCTGGCGATCGAGGTCGAGCCCAGGTTCCGCGGCCAAGACGTCGTGCTGGCCTTAGAACGAATAGCTGAGCATCGGCAACTGCCCAAAACGATCCAGGTCGATAATGGCCCGGAGTTCATCTCGAAGGCGTTAGACCAATGGGCCTACGCCAACAAGGTGACGCTCGACTTCAGCCGGCCAGGAAAGCCTACAAATAACGCCTTCATCGAGTCGTTCAACGGCAGCGTGCGAGCAGAGTGCCTGAACGAAAATTGGTTCTTGTCACTGGAAGACGCCAAGGAGAAGATAGAATCCTGGCGTCGTGACTACAACGAGTATCGACCGCATAGCGCCCTGGGCAACCTAGCCAGATGA